The Blattabacterium cuenoti genomic sequence TATTAAATTAATTATAGAAAATAAAGCTTATGTAGATGATCAATCCCAAAAAATCATCCAATTTCAAAGAAAAAATCCTTTTGAACCAGGAATCGATAGTCATTATAGAAACAGATCTATAGATGAGAATTTGTTTTTATTTGAAAAAATGAAAAACGGATTCTTTAAAGAAGGATCATGTGTTTTAAGAGCTAAAATTAATATGAGTTCTACAAATATGAACATGCGAGATCCAGTTATGTATAGAATCCTTCAAAAAAAACATCATAAAACTGGATATCAATGGTGCATTTATCCTACCTACGATTGGACTCATGGTCAATGTGATTACATTGAACAAATATCACATTCTTTATGTTCATTAGAATTTGAAAATAGAAAACCATTATATAATTGGTATTTACATCAAATTTATGATCACGAAAAAATAATACCTAAACAAATAGAATTTTCAAGATTGAACTTAAGTCACACTATAACTAGTAAAAGAAAAATACAATATTTAATTGAAAAGAAAATTATTCAATCTTGGGATGATCCCCGCATTTTAACAATATCTGGAATGCGCCGTAAAGGATATACTTCAAAAGCTTTGAAAAATTTTATTCGTAAAGTAGGAATTACAAAAAGAAATAATATTATTGACATATCTCTTCTAGAATTTTGGATTAGAGAAGATTTAAATAAAATAGCTCCAAGAGTAATGGTAGTGTTTCATCCAATAAAACTAATCATTGATAATTACACTGTAAACACCACTGAATGGATTGAAGCAGAAAATAATCCTGAAGATCCTAGTTTTGGAAAAAGAAAAATACCTTTTTCAAAATTTTTATATATTGAAAAAAACGACTTTTTGGAAAAAAAAAGAGATAATTTTTTTCGTCTTAGTCTAGGGGAAGAAGTAAGACTTAAAAACGCTTACATTATAAAAGCTCATTCAATCATTAAAAATTATAAAGGGGAAATAAAGGAGATTCACTGTACTTATGATCCAAAAAGTAAGTCTAGAAATAAATGGGGGATCCAAGAAAAAAGAAAAATAAAAAGTACTTTACACTGGGTTTCTATAAAACATTCTTTTCCTATAGAAATTAATTTATATAATCCTCTTTTCTTGAACAGAAATCCAAATTTAGATTTTTATACATGTATAAATATACAATCAAAAGATAAAATTACAGGTTATGCGGAACCTTCCTTAAGAAGGGCAAAAAAAGGAGAACATTTTCAATTCCAAAGAATTGGATATTTTTATGTAGAAAATTCTACAGTTGACAAAATCACTTTCAATAAAACAGCTTACATAAAAAATAAATGGAAAAAAACTTCATAAATTTTTAAACAATTTCTGGATGAATTTTCTCATATTCTCTCAATCCAGTTCCCGCAGGGATTTTATGTCCTACTATAACATTTTCTTTCAATCCATATAAATAATCAGTTTTACCACTTATAGCCGCTTCACTTAAAACTTTTGTTGTTTCCTGAAATGATGCTGCAGATATAAAAGATTTTGTTTGCAAAGCAGATCTTGTTATTCCTTGTAATATAGGTCTAGCTGTAGCTGGTACAGCATTTCTTGTTTTTATTAATTTTTTGTTATTGTATTTTAGAACAGCATTTTCATTTCTTAAATCTCTATAACTAATAATATCTCCATTTTTCAAAATATTGGAATCTCCAGGATTTTCAACTACTTTCATCTGAAAAATTCTATCATTTTCTTCTATAAAATCATCTTTATACTCTATACTCCCTTCTAAAAATTTAGTATCTCCCACATCTATAACTTCTACCTTTCTCATCATTTGTAAAACAATTACTTCAAAATGTTTATCATTAATTTTGACACCTTGTAAACGATATACCTCTTGTATTTCTTTTACTAAATATTCTTGAACGGATCTAGGTCCCCTTATATTTAAAATATCATTAGGAGTTACAGCTCCATCTGATAAAGGCATTCCTGCTTTGATATAATCATTTTCTTGAACAAGTATTTGGTTAGATAATTTAACGAGATATTTTCTAATTTCTCCTGTTTTAGATTCTACAATAATTTCTCTATTCCCTCTTTTTATTTTTCCATGACTTACTATTCCATCCATTTCTGAAACAACAGCTGGATTAGAAGGATTCCTTGCTTCAAATAATTCGGATAAACGTGGTAATCCTCCTGTAATATCTCCAGATTTAGCAGATTTTCTAGGTACTTTTACTAAAATTTTTCCCACATCTATTCTTTCTTCATCTTCCACCATTAAATGAGCACCTACTGGAAGATTATATATTTTTAATTCTTCTTTTTGACTATTCAATATTTTTAATGTTGGAACTAAATTTTTATTTCTTACTTCCGTTATTACTTTCTCTTGAAATCCAGTTTGTTCATCTATTTCTACTTGAAAAGTGACACCTTGTTCTAAATGTTGATAAGATATAATTCCGGAAAATTCCGCAACAATAACTGCATTATATAAATCCCATTTGCATATTATGTCTCCTGTTTTTAACTGATCTCCATGTTGTACATGCAACGAAGCTCCATAAGGTATATTATTAACCATTAGTATAGATGATTTCTTGGAATCAAAAAGTTTCATTTCTGTAGATCTAGAAACTACTATTCCTATTTCCTTGGAATCCTTTTTTGTTTTTACAAATTTTAAATCTTCAAATTCTATAATTCCATCATATTTAGATCTTATTTGTGAAGATTCCGTAATATTTCCTGCTGTTCCTCCAACATGAAAAGTTCTCAATGTCAATTGAGTTCC encodes the following:
- the glnS gene encoding glutamine--tRNA ligase; amino-acid sequence: MESHLHFIERIIEEDLKNGFPVEKIKFRFPPEPNGYLHIGHIKAALLNFELGKKYSAPVYLRFDDTNPIGESRNFIESIKKDILFLGFKWDKESYASDYFQKLYEWAIKLIIENKAYVDDQSQKIIQFQRKNPFEPGIDSHYRNRSIDENLFLFEKMKNGFFKEGSCVLRAKINMSSTNMNMRDPVMYRILQKKHHKTGYQWCIYPTYDWTHGQCDYIEQISHSLCSLEFENRKPLYNWYLHQIYDHEKIIPKQIEFSRLNLSHTITSKRKIQYLIEKKIIQSWDDPRILTISGMRRKGYTSKALKNFIRKVGITKRNNIIDISLLEFWIREDLNKIAPRVMVVFHPIKLIIDNYTVNTTEWIEAENNPEDPSFGKRKIPFSKFLYIEKNDFLEKKRDNFFRLSLGEEVRLKNAYIIKAHSIIKNYKGEIKEIHCTYDPKSKSRNKWGIQEKRKIKSTLHWVSIKHSFPIEINLYNPLFLNRNPNLDFYTCINIQSKDKITGYAEPSLRRAKKGEHFQFQRIGYFYVENSTVDKITFNKTAYIKNKWKKTS